A region of the Bos mutus isolate GX-2022 chromosome 18, NWIPB_WYAK_1.1, whole genome shotgun sequence genome:
CTGTGTCTAGATGTTGTGTCGGTACGTTCACCAGTTCGGTTGGAAGCTGGTCCACAGGCGGCCACTGGAGCCCCAGGAGAAATCTGAGAGCCGCAGAACTCCTCTGAACACCCTTGACCTGGTGATCTTGGGTGTAGGCAAGATCCTGAGAGCTGCCATCTACATCCTGATTGGTAAAACGGTCAAGTACATAACTGGACCAGCGATCGTCATCTGCTTCTTGGTGGCCGCCTTGTTTTCTCTCCTGTCAGGGTTCTGCTATGCCAAGTTATGGGCCTGGGTACCACGCTCCGGTTCTGTGTATCTCTACTGCTATGTCACGTGGGTCAGCTGTATGCCTTTATCACTGGCTGGAACCTCATCCTGTCCTTAGTCCTTGGTGAGATACTGGGATAAGCATGGTGTGCGGCTTGAGATTAGGTAACTAGAAGTGGGGATTGGGGTGTTTGCTCATTCATGAGCACTTTTTTACTGACCTTGCAGGGGGAGGTAACAGTGGCAAGAAAACCCCACAGTTTCATTCTACTCagctctctccttctttccttaaACAATTGGACCAAGAATCCAGAAAGAAAGGGACTTGTAGGGAGCGCGTGATGGGGAGGCATGGCCCGCAGGCTCATCCCTTCGCCATATTGAAGTCTTTGCTCTGTTGTTGCCTTCACGGGATGTTCTCTtacacctcaatttaaaaattcaaccCTCATCTTCCAGCCCTCCATTTCTTACTgccctgttttcttttcttacataACATTGATTTCCTCTTCACATAGTAAATAGTTGACCTAAATTGTGAATCATCTGGGTCTTCTCTCCTGATCCCATGGGCAGGGGGGAGTGGAAAACATTTTCAGATTAGGTGTTTTGTCTGTTTCCCAAAAATTCATCTCATGGTGCATATTAGGAGTTCAATTAATGTCTGTTCCTTCTGCCACTGCAGGCACCACCATTTTGGCCAGGGCCTGGAGCTACATCTTTGACAACCTCATTGGGAACCACATCTCTCAGGCGTTACAAGGAACTTTCTCTCTGCACATGCCCCACTTCCTGGCCAAGTACCCAGACTTTCTGGCCTTGGCCCtggtgctgctgttcatgggtaAGACCGGGCCCAGTGACCAGAGGGGAAGATCgcggggtggaggggtgggaaaGGCCGGGGAGCTGGGGAGCAAAATGGAAGGGGATTAGAACTGAAAAGCAGTGTCTAGGATTCGAGAGACAGGAAGTCTCTCGGCCAATGTTTCCCACCCTTGGCGACActgacattttgggctggatCATTCTTGGTGTGGGGAGATGTCCTGtacattttaggtttttttttaaatatcattgtcAGGTGTTGAGTAGCACCACTGGCCTTTATTCACGAGATACAGGTGATTCCCACCCTCCAgactgtctccagacattgccaacaGTCCCCTGGGGAATTATTTCTTAGTGTGAATTATTATAAAGTCATCCCCTCATGAGAATTATTTAGATTATTAGAATTACTTAGACTGacatgtttctttctctttactgAGACCAAAGACGTGTTTTTAACTGAAAGGAAATTCATATAACATAAAGTTATCCATCtatgattctttaccaactttacTGAAACATAATTGACGTGCAACATTGATTAAGATGTGTACGGCGTCATGATTTGGTAGACCTGCGTATCGTGAGATAATGGCCACAGTTAGAGATGAACCACCTTAAAGCGTACAAGTCAGGGGCAATTAGTCTAGTACATTCACAGTGCTGTATGACAATCACCTCCATctagtttcaaatattttcatcacaACGAAAAAGAAACCCGGTATCCACTGAGCAGTCACTGTCCATCTCCCCCGTCTCAATCCCCAGCTAGTCTGGCAACCCCTGGTCTACTTTCCATGTCTGTGGACTTAGTTACCTAGGATGTCTCATTTCCCAACTTTTCCACAGGACTACAGGTGCTGGGGGTTCGTGACTCAGCCCTGTTTAACAAAGTGTTCACAGGCATCAACATTTTGGTTCAAAGCTTCATCATCCTCTCGGGCTTCATTAAGGGAGGCCTGCACAATTGGCAGCTCACGGAACAGGACTACACACGGAACACGTCTGAATCCAGTGGCACCGCGAGGTTAGGAGGGTACCTTGGGCCATTCTAATGCTCGGTGTGGGGGATGGTTTATGCAGAGCTGCGACTCTGGTGGGGACTACAGAGATCTGAACTGACAGACTCAGTTAATGGCATGTTGGAGCCCAGGACTCATGATATTAACCAAGGAGCTCAGAGATGGCTGAACAACCTCCCCCATGTTCTTCCTCATTCCTTCTCTCACCATAGGTTGGGCCCTCTGGGTTCTGGAGGGTTTGTGCCTTTTGGCTTTGATGGGGTTCTCCACGGAGCGGTTCTATGCTTCTATGCATTTGTTGGCTTTGACGCCGTTGTCTCTAGAGGTAACCTGGGCCCTGTGTGTCCCCATCTGGGCCACAGCCTAGGCTGCCCTTGGACACAGGTATCACTTGGAGGTTACAGAGGAAAGGGGATTTTGCGCTTTCACCCCAGTGCATATCCCTGACCCAGTACTTCCTCTCAACCTGCAGGCGAAGAAGCCCTGAATCCTCAGTGGTCCATCCCCGTGGGCATCACGTTCTCCATCTTCGTCTGTTTTTTGGCCTATTTCGGTGTCTCAGCATCCCTCACACTCATCCTGCCCTACTACCAGATTCAGCCTGACAACCTCTTATCACAGACATTTCTGCACAGTGGGCGGATTTCTGCCAGATACGTCCTGAGTGTCGGCATCATTTGTGCTGTTACGTACAGGTCAGTATCTTGGCTTTCTCCCCATCTCCTGTCAGATGCCAGTCCCATCCCTTGGGATTGAGAAACCAGATGGAAAGGCACCTTACCCCGTGTAGACCAGGGAGCAGACACCCTGGTCTCTCCTGCTTCTGCACCATCTCACACACGCTCCCACTTTCTCTTCCAGACTCCACAGTGCCATGTTCCCCATGTCTCAGGTGATCTACGCGATGGCAGAGGATGGGCTCCTTTTCTGGGGACTTGCCCAGGCGCCCCCATCATGGCCATCATGTCTTCCGGAAACCTCGCAGGTGAATAAACAAAACCCACTCCTTCCTTGATTGACATTTTTAACTTGGATATTTCCAGTGGTTTCTCGCTCCCTCCTTCCATCTTGATTGTGCCCTCCATTCTAGGGGTCATGGCATTACTCTTCGATTTCAGTGATCTTGTGGACTTCTTGTCAGTTGTGACCCTGCTTGCTTACACTCTCATGGCATTTTCCGTCCTTGTCCTCAGGTAAGACTCCACTACACCTTGACCGGGGGCCTTGGACTCATGGAGATGAATCACCTTCTGCCTTCATGCTGCTTTCTAAATGTCCTTCTAGATTTAAGACAAGAAAGTGGTGGC
Encoded here:
- the LOC102266397 gene encoding LOW QUALITY PROTEIN: cationic amino acid transporter 3-like (The sequence of the model RefSeq protein was modified relative to this genomic sequence to represent the inferred CDS: inserted 2 bases in 2 codons), which codes for MLCRYVHQFGWKLVHRRPLEPQEKSESRRTPLNTLDLVILGVGKILRAAIYILIGKTVKYITGPAIVICFLVAALFSLLSGFCYAKLWAWVPRSGSVYLYCYVTXGQLYAFITGWNLILSLVLGTTILARAWSYIFDNLIGNHISQALQGTFSLHMPHFLAKYPDFLALALVLLFMGLQVLGVRDSALFNKVFTGINILVQSFIILSGFIKGGLHNWQLTEQDYTRNTSESSGTARLGPLGSGGFVPFGFDGVLHGAVLCFYAFVGFDAVVSRGEEALNPQWSIPVGITFSIFVCFLAYFGVSASLTLILPYYQIQPDNLLSQTFLHSGRISARYVLSVGIICAVTYRLHSAMFPMSQVIYAMAEDGLLFWGLAXGAPIMAIMSSGNLAGVMALLFDFSDLVDFLSVVTLLAYTLMAFSVLVLRYQSHLKENTEEEIEMEPEAEGSPLDSVPEAATSNILKSLWFPTSTTLTQKYGQIVYGCAFVLVLLLTILSLILAQWPRRVFSGDPVLTTVAVLLLLLITGVTVIIWRQPQDPSPLYFKVPALPVLPLVSTFVNIYSMMRMTTVTWALFGIWMVIGFVIYFGYGIRHSLEENNEPQPPASAPQTVQWLRLHTPSAGGSQGSVNVCDQGDKVK